Below is a window of Veillonella rodentium DNA.
CTATTGATCGTGCGGTTCATACGGTAAATGCTGATGAACGGTATACATTATTTAAGGAACGTATACAAGGGAGCTGTGATTCGTAATGAGTTTATGGGATTTCTTATTTCCTCCTACATGTCCGCATTGCGGTGCTGAGGTAGCATCACAAGGGGATTGGTGTGAATCCTGTTTTACCGAACTTTTACATATTCGCCATGTACCTAATAAGTTTTTACATCATTTAGATGATGTATGCATATTGGCCGACTACAAGGGCGGTATGAAGTCCATGATATATGATGTCAAATTCAACGAAAAAAAGGAGCAGTCCAAAGGGGCTGCTCCTTTTCTAGTATCGTACAACTTTTACATGCACAGAAAATTTAACAGTGTTACTGTAAACTCGTATGTATTTGATTATATTGTTCCTGTTCCATCCGGTGCGGCTAAGAGAGAACAACGCGGATATAATCAGGTAGATCTATTTTTTAAACCTTGGGCGGATGCATTACATCATATGTATCCTACATATTTTGCGTGGCTTGATTGCCTTTACAAATTTGATACGGAGCGTGATATGTGGAGCCTGACACATAAAGAACGGCAAGCTAATATTAACGATGCTTTCATGATGCATTGTGATTATGATGATGTTAATCTGGAAGGAAAGAGAATTCTTATTGTGGATGATATTTATACGACCGGTGCCACCTTGGAGGCGGTAGCTAAAATATTGCGATTA
It encodes the following:
- a CDS encoding ComF family protein, with the protein product MSLWDFLFPPTCPHCGAEVASQGDWCESCFTELLHIRHVPNKFLHHLDDVCILADYKGGMKSMIYDVKFNEKKEQSKGAAPFLVSYNFYMHRKFNSVTVNSYVFDYIVPVPSGAAKREQRGYNQVDLFFKPWADALHHMYPTYFAWLDCLYKFDTERDMWSLTHKERQANINDAFMMHCDYDDVNLEGKRILIVDDIYTTGATLEAVAKILRLKRPKKLEALTLASGSF